In a single window of the Esox lucius isolate fEsoLuc1 chromosome 22, fEsoLuc1.pri, whole genome shotgun sequence genome:
- the LOC105019790 gene encoding poly(rC)-binding protein 3 isoform X10 yields MEPPKVQQSGEGGLNVTLTIRLLMHGKEVGSIIGKKGETVKKMREEVSASGARINISEGNCPERIVTITGPTDAIFKAFAMIAYKFEEDIINSMSNSPATSKPPVTLRLVVPASQCGSLIGKGGSKIKEMRESTGAQVQVAGDMLPNSTERAVTISGAPEAIIQCVKQICVVMLESPPKGATIPYRPKPASTPVIFSGGQAYTIQGQYAIPHPDLTKLHQLAMQQTPFTPLGQTTPAFPAGLDASNQASTHELTIPNDLIGCIIGRQGTKINEIRQMSGAQIKIANAMEGSSERQITITGTPANISLAQYLINARFRDVAAMWNDPSSMTTS; encoded by the exons ATGGAACCACCCAAGGTGCAACAGTCAGGCGAAGGAGGCCTCAACGTAACCCTAACCATCAGACTCCTGATGCATGGCAAG GAGGTTGGAAGCATCATTGGAAAG AAAGGAGAGACGGTGAAGAAGATGCGTGAAGAGGTAAGTGCA AGTGGAGCCCGCATAAACATCTCAGAAGGAAACTGTCCAGAACGGATAGTCACAATCACCGGACCCACAGATGCCATCTTCAAGGCCTTCGCCATGATCGCATACAAGTTTGAAGAA GATATAATTAACTCCATGAGCAACAGTCCAGCCACCAGCAAGCCTCCTGTCACTCTCCGCCTGGTCGTCCCAGCCAGTCAATGTGGCTCCCTCATCGGGAAAGGAGGCTCTAAAATCAAAGAAATGCGAGAG TCCACAGGTGCTCAGGTTCAGGTGGCGGGGGACATGCTCCCCAACTCCACGGAACGAGCAGTGACAATCTCGGGAGCGCCTGAAGCCATCATCCAGTGTGTCAAGCAGATCTGTGTGGTCATGCTGGAG TCCCCACCGAAAGGTGCCACTATCCCCTACCGCCCCAAGCCTGCCTCCACCCCCGTCATTTTTTCAGGTGGCCAG GCTTACACCATTCAGGGACAATACGCCATCCCACACCCAGAT TTGACCAAGCTCCACCAGTTGGCTATGCAGCAAACCCCCTTTACCCCCCTTGGACAGACCACCCCTGCCTTCCCCG CAGGTCTGGATGCCAGTAACCAGGCCAGTACTCATGAACTCACCATTCCCAATGAT CTAATAGGCTGCATAATCGGGCGCCAGGGCACCAAAATCAACGAGATCCGTCAGATGTCTGGGGCGCAGATCAAAATTGCTAACGCCATGGAAGGGTCATCGGAGCGCCAGATCACCATCACAGGAACCCCCGCCAACATCAGCCTGGCCCAGTACCTCATCAACGCAAG GTTCAGAGATGTGGCGGCCATGTGGAATGACCCATCCTCCATGACCACATCCTGA
- the LOC105019790 gene encoding poly(rC)-binding protein 3 isoform X8 → MEPPKVQQSGEGGLNVTLTIRLLMHGKEVGSIIGKKGETVKKMREESGARINISEGNCPERIVTITGPTDAIFKAFAMIAYKFEEDIINSMSNSPATSKPPVTLRLVVPASQCGSLIGKGGSKIKEMRESTGAQVQVAGDMLPNSTERAVTISGAPEAIIQCVKQICVVMLESPPKGATIPYRPKPASTPVIFSGGQVRADPLGASTANLSLLLQHQPLPAYTIQGQYAIPHPDLTKLHQLAMQQTPFTPLGQTTPAFPGLDASNQASTHELTIPNDLIGCIIGRQGTKINEIRQMSGAQIKIANAMEGSSERQITITGTPANISLAQYLINARFRDVAAMWNDPSSMTTS, encoded by the exons ATGGAACCACCCAAGGTGCAACAGTCAGGCGAAGGAGGCCTCAACGTAACCCTAACCATCAGACTCCTGATGCATGGCAAG GAGGTTGGAAGCATCATTGGAAAG AAAGGAGAGACGGTGAAGAAGATGCGTGAAGAG AGTGGAGCCCGCATAAACATCTCAGAAGGAAACTGTCCAGAACGGATAGTCACAATCACCGGACCCACAGATGCCATCTTCAAGGCCTTCGCCATGATCGCATACAAGTTTGAAGAA GATATAATTAACTCCATGAGCAACAGTCCAGCCACCAGCAAGCCTCCTGTCACTCTCCGCCTGGTCGTCCCAGCCAGTCAATGTGGCTCCCTCATCGGGAAAGGAGGCTCTAAAATCAAAGAAATGCGAGAG TCCACAGGTGCTCAGGTTCAGGTGGCGGGGGACATGCTCCCCAACTCCACGGAACGAGCAGTGACAATCTCGGGAGCGCCTGAAGCCATCATCCAGTGTGTCAAGCAGATCTGTGTGGTCATGCTGGAG TCCCCACCGAAAGGTGCCACTATCCCCTACCGCCCCAAGCCTGCCTCCACCCCCGTCATTTTTTCAGGTGGCCAGGTAAGAGCCGACCCGCTGGGGGCCTCCACCGCCAACCTCAGCCTCTTACTGCAGCACCAGCCACTGCCT GCTTACACCATTCAGGGACAATACGCCATCCCACACCCAGAT TTGACCAAGCTCCACCAGTTGGCTATGCAGCAAACCCCCTTTACCCCCCTTGGACAGACCACCCCTGCCTTCCCCG GTCTGGATGCCAGTAACCAGGCCAGTACTCATGAACTCACCATTCCCAATGAT CTAATAGGCTGCATAATCGGGCGCCAGGGCACCAAAATCAACGAGATCCGTCAGATGTCTGGGGCGCAGATCAAAATTGCTAACGCCATGGAAGGGTCATCGGAGCGCCAGATCACCATCACAGGAACCCCCGCCAACATCAGCCTGGCCCAGTACCTCATCAACGCAAG GTTCAGAGATGTGGCGGCCATGTGGAATGACCCATCCTCCATGACCACATCCTGA
- the LOC105019790 gene encoding poly(rC)-binding protein 3 isoform X13, translated as MEPPKVQQSGEGGLNVTLTIRLLMHGKEVGSIIGKKGETVKKMREESGARINISEGNCPERIVTITGPTDAIFKAFAMIAYKFEEDIINSMSNSPATSKPPVTLRLVVPASQCGSLIGKGGSKIKEMRESTGAQVQVAGDMLPNSTERAVTISGAPEAIIQCVKQICVVMLESPPKGATIPYRPKPASTPVIFSGGQAYTIQGQYAIPHPDQLTKLHQLAMQQTPFTPLGQTTPAFPGLDASNQASTHELTIPNDLIGCIIGRQGTKINEIRQMSGAQIKIANAMEGSSERQITITGTPANISLAQYLINARFRDVAAMWNDPSSMTTS; from the exons ATGGAACCACCCAAGGTGCAACAGTCAGGCGAAGGAGGCCTCAACGTAACCCTAACCATCAGACTCCTGATGCATGGCAAG GAGGTTGGAAGCATCATTGGAAAG AAAGGAGAGACGGTGAAGAAGATGCGTGAAGAG AGTGGAGCCCGCATAAACATCTCAGAAGGAAACTGTCCAGAACGGATAGTCACAATCACCGGACCCACAGATGCCATCTTCAAGGCCTTCGCCATGATCGCATACAAGTTTGAAGAA GATATAATTAACTCCATGAGCAACAGTCCAGCCACCAGCAAGCCTCCTGTCACTCTCCGCCTGGTCGTCCCAGCCAGTCAATGTGGCTCCCTCATCGGGAAAGGAGGCTCTAAAATCAAAGAAATGCGAGAG TCCACAGGTGCTCAGGTTCAGGTGGCGGGGGACATGCTCCCCAACTCCACGGAACGAGCAGTGACAATCTCGGGAGCGCCTGAAGCCATCATCCAGTGTGTCAAGCAGATCTGTGTGGTCATGCTGGAG TCCCCACCGAAAGGTGCCACTATCCCCTACCGCCCCAAGCCTGCCTCCACCCCCGTCATTTTTTCAGGTGGCCAG GCTTACACCATTCAGGGACAATACGCCATCCCACACCCAGAT CAGTTGACCAAGCTCCACCAGTTGGCTATGCAGCAAACCCCCTTTACCCCCCTTGGACAGACCACCCCTGCCTTCCCCG GTCTGGATGCCAGTAACCAGGCCAGTACTCATGAACTCACCATTCCCAATGAT CTAATAGGCTGCATAATCGGGCGCCAGGGCACCAAAATCAACGAGATCCGTCAGATGTCTGGGGCGCAGATCAAAATTGCTAACGCCATGGAAGGGTCATCGGAGCGCCAGATCACCATCACAGGAACCCCCGCCAACATCAGCCTGGCCCAGTACCTCATCAACGCAAG GTTCAGAGATGTGGCGGCCATGTGGAATGACCCATCCTCCATGACCACATCCTGA
- the LOC105019790 gene encoding poly(rC)-binding protein 3 isoform X12: MEPPKVQQSGEGGLNVTLTIRLLMHGKEVGSIIGKKGETVKKMREESGARINISEGNCPERIVTITGPTDAIFKAFAMIAYKFEEDIINSMSNSPATSKPPVTLRLVVPASQCGSLIGKGGSKIKEMRESTGAQVQVAGDMLPNSTERAVTISGAPEAIIQCVKQICVVMLESPPKGATIPYRPKPASTPVIFSGGQAYTIQGQYAIPHPDLTKLHQLAMQQTPFTPLGQTTPAFPAGLDASNQASTHELTIPNDLIGCIIGRQGTKINEIRQMSGAQIKIANAMEGSSERQITITGTPANISLAQYLINARFRDVAAMWNDPSSMTTS, encoded by the exons ATGGAACCACCCAAGGTGCAACAGTCAGGCGAAGGAGGCCTCAACGTAACCCTAACCATCAGACTCCTGATGCATGGCAAG GAGGTTGGAAGCATCATTGGAAAG AAAGGAGAGACGGTGAAGAAGATGCGTGAAGAG AGTGGAGCCCGCATAAACATCTCAGAAGGAAACTGTCCAGAACGGATAGTCACAATCACCGGACCCACAGATGCCATCTTCAAGGCCTTCGCCATGATCGCATACAAGTTTGAAGAA GATATAATTAACTCCATGAGCAACAGTCCAGCCACCAGCAAGCCTCCTGTCACTCTCCGCCTGGTCGTCCCAGCCAGTCAATGTGGCTCCCTCATCGGGAAAGGAGGCTCTAAAATCAAAGAAATGCGAGAG TCCACAGGTGCTCAGGTTCAGGTGGCGGGGGACATGCTCCCCAACTCCACGGAACGAGCAGTGACAATCTCGGGAGCGCCTGAAGCCATCATCCAGTGTGTCAAGCAGATCTGTGTGGTCATGCTGGAG TCCCCACCGAAAGGTGCCACTATCCCCTACCGCCCCAAGCCTGCCTCCACCCCCGTCATTTTTTCAGGTGGCCAG GCTTACACCATTCAGGGACAATACGCCATCCCACACCCAGAT TTGACCAAGCTCCACCAGTTGGCTATGCAGCAAACCCCCTTTACCCCCCTTGGACAGACCACCCCTGCCTTCCCCG CAGGTCTGGATGCCAGTAACCAGGCCAGTACTCATGAACTCACCATTCCCAATGAT CTAATAGGCTGCATAATCGGGCGCCAGGGCACCAAAATCAACGAGATCCGTCAGATGTCTGGGGCGCAGATCAAAATTGCTAACGCCATGGAAGGGTCATCGGAGCGCCAGATCACCATCACAGGAACCCCCGCCAACATCAGCCTGGCCCAGTACCTCATCAACGCAAG GTTCAGAGATGTGGCGGCCATGTGGAATGACCCATCCTCCATGACCACATCCTGA
- the LOC105019790 gene encoding poly(rC)-binding protein 3 isoform X4 yields the protein MEPPKVQQSGEGGLNVTLTIRLLMHGKEVGSIIGKKGETVKKMREEVSASGARINISEGNCPERIVTITGPTDAIFKAFAMIAYKFEEDIINSMSNSPATSKPPVTLRLVVPASQCGSLIGKGGSKIKEMRESTGAQVQVAGDMLPNSTERAVTISGAPEAIIQCVKQICVVMLESPPKGATIPYRPKPASTPVIFSGGQVRADPLGASTANLSLLLQHQPLPAYTIQGQYAIPHPDLTKLHQLAMQQTPFTPLGQTTPAFPGLDASNQASTHELTIPNDLIGCIIGRQGTKINEIRQMSGAQIKIANAMEGSSERQITITGTPANISLAQYLINARFRDVAAMWNDPSSMTTS from the exons ATGGAACCACCCAAGGTGCAACAGTCAGGCGAAGGAGGCCTCAACGTAACCCTAACCATCAGACTCCTGATGCATGGCAAG GAGGTTGGAAGCATCATTGGAAAG AAAGGAGAGACGGTGAAGAAGATGCGTGAAGAGGTAAGTGCA AGTGGAGCCCGCATAAACATCTCAGAAGGAAACTGTCCAGAACGGATAGTCACAATCACCGGACCCACAGATGCCATCTTCAAGGCCTTCGCCATGATCGCATACAAGTTTGAAGAA GATATAATTAACTCCATGAGCAACAGTCCAGCCACCAGCAAGCCTCCTGTCACTCTCCGCCTGGTCGTCCCAGCCAGTCAATGTGGCTCCCTCATCGGGAAAGGAGGCTCTAAAATCAAAGAAATGCGAGAG TCCACAGGTGCTCAGGTTCAGGTGGCGGGGGACATGCTCCCCAACTCCACGGAACGAGCAGTGACAATCTCGGGAGCGCCTGAAGCCATCATCCAGTGTGTCAAGCAGATCTGTGTGGTCATGCTGGAG TCCCCACCGAAAGGTGCCACTATCCCCTACCGCCCCAAGCCTGCCTCCACCCCCGTCATTTTTTCAGGTGGCCAGGTAAGAGCCGACCCGCTGGGGGCCTCCACCGCCAACCTCAGCCTCTTACTGCAGCACCAGCCACTGCCT GCTTACACCATTCAGGGACAATACGCCATCCCACACCCAGAT TTGACCAAGCTCCACCAGTTGGCTATGCAGCAAACCCCCTTTACCCCCCTTGGACAGACCACCCCTGCCTTCCCCG GTCTGGATGCCAGTAACCAGGCCAGTACTCATGAACTCACCATTCCCAATGAT CTAATAGGCTGCATAATCGGGCGCCAGGGCACCAAAATCAACGAGATCCGTCAGATGTCTGGGGCGCAGATCAAAATTGCTAACGCCATGGAAGGGTCATCGGAGCGCCAGATCACCATCACAGGAACCCCCGCCAACATCAGCCTGGCCCAGTACCTCATCAACGCAAG GTTCAGAGATGTGGCGGCCATGTGGAATGACCCATCCTCCATGACCACATCCTGA
- the LOC105019790 gene encoding poly(rC)-binding protein 3 isoform X14, with the protein MEPPKVQQSGEGGLNVTLTIRLLMHGKEVGSIIGKKGETVKKMREESGARINISEGNCPERIVTITGPTDAIFKAFAMIAYKFEEDIINSMSNSPATSKPPVTLRLVVPASQCGSLIGKGGSKIKEMRESTGAQVQVAGDMLPNSTERAVTISGAPEAIIQCVKQICVVMLESPPKGATIPYRPKPASTPVIFSGGQAYTIQGQYAIPHPDLTKLHQLAMQQTPFTPLGQTTPAFPGLDASNQASTHELTIPNDLIGCIIGRQGTKINEIRQMSGAQIKIANAMEGSSERQITITGTPANISLAQYLINARFRDVAAMWNDPSSMTTS; encoded by the exons ATGGAACCACCCAAGGTGCAACAGTCAGGCGAAGGAGGCCTCAACGTAACCCTAACCATCAGACTCCTGATGCATGGCAAG GAGGTTGGAAGCATCATTGGAAAG AAAGGAGAGACGGTGAAGAAGATGCGTGAAGAG AGTGGAGCCCGCATAAACATCTCAGAAGGAAACTGTCCAGAACGGATAGTCACAATCACCGGACCCACAGATGCCATCTTCAAGGCCTTCGCCATGATCGCATACAAGTTTGAAGAA GATATAATTAACTCCATGAGCAACAGTCCAGCCACCAGCAAGCCTCCTGTCACTCTCCGCCTGGTCGTCCCAGCCAGTCAATGTGGCTCCCTCATCGGGAAAGGAGGCTCTAAAATCAAAGAAATGCGAGAG TCCACAGGTGCTCAGGTTCAGGTGGCGGGGGACATGCTCCCCAACTCCACGGAACGAGCAGTGACAATCTCGGGAGCGCCTGAAGCCATCATCCAGTGTGTCAAGCAGATCTGTGTGGTCATGCTGGAG TCCCCACCGAAAGGTGCCACTATCCCCTACCGCCCCAAGCCTGCCTCCACCCCCGTCATTTTTTCAGGTGGCCAG GCTTACACCATTCAGGGACAATACGCCATCCCACACCCAGAT TTGACCAAGCTCCACCAGTTGGCTATGCAGCAAACCCCCTTTACCCCCCTTGGACAGACCACCCCTGCCTTCCCCG GTCTGGATGCCAGTAACCAGGCCAGTACTCATGAACTCACCATTCCCAATGAT CTAATAGGCTGCATAATCGGGCGCCAGGGCACCAAAATCAACGAGATCCGTCAGATGTCTGGGGCGCAGATCAAAATTGCTAACGCCATGGAAGGGTCATCGGAGCGCCAGATCACCATCACAGGAACCCCCGCCAACATCAGCCTGGCCCAGTACCTCATCAACGCAAG GTTCAGAGATGTGGCGGCCATGTGGAATGACCCATCCTCCATGACCACATCCTGA
- the LOC105019790 gene encoding poly(rC)-binding protein 3 isoform X11 encodes MEPPKVQQSGEGGLNVTLTIRLLMHGKEVGSIIGKKGETVKKMREESGARINISEGNCPERIVTITGPTDAIFKAFAMIAYKFEEDIINSMSNSPATSKPPVTLRLVVPASQCGSLIGKGGSKIKEMRESTGAQVQVAGDMLPNSTERAVTISGAPEAIIQCVKQICVVMLESPPKGATIPYRPKPASTPVIFSGGQAYTIQGQYAIPHPDQLTKLHQLAMQQTPFTPLGQTTPAFPAGLDASNQASTHELTIPNDLIGCIIGRQGTKINEIRQMSGAQIKIANAMEGSSERQITITGTPANISLAQYLINARFRDVAAMWNDPSSMTTS; translated from the exons ATGGAACCACCCAAGGTGCAACAGTCAGGCGAAGGAGGCCTCAACGTAACCCTAACCATCAGACTCCTGATGCATGGCAAG GAGGTTGGAAGCATCATTGGAAAG AAAGGAGAGACGGTGAAGAAGATGCGTGAAGAG AGTGGAGCCCGCATAAACATCTCAGAAGGAAACTGTCCAGAACGGATAGTCACAATCACCGGACCCACAGATGCCATCTTCAAGGCCTTCGCCATGATCGCATACAAGTTTGAAGAA GATATAATTAACTCCATGAGCAACAGTCCAGCCACCAGCAAGCCTCCTGTCACTCTCCGCCTGGTCGTCCCAGCCAGTCAATGTGGCTCCCTCATCGGGAAAGGAGGCTCTAAAATCAAAGAAATGCGAGAG TCCACAGGTGCTCAGGTTCAGGTGGCGGGGGACATGCTCCCCAACTCCACGGAACGAGCAGTGACAATCTCGGGAGCGCCTGAAGCCATCATCCAGTGTGTCAAGCAGATCTGTGTGGTCATGCTGGAG TCCCCACCGAAAGGTGCCACTATCCCCTACCGCCCCAAGCCTGCCTCCACCCCCGTCATTTTTTCAGGTGGCCAG GCTTACACCATTCAGGGACAATACGCCATCCCACACCCAGAT CAGTTGACCAAGCTCCACCAGTTGGCTATGCAGCAAACCCCCTTTACCCCCCTTGGACAGACCACCCCTGCCTTCCCCG CAGGTCTGGATGCCAGTAACCAGGCCAGTACTCATGAACTCACCATTCCCAATGAT CTAATAGGCTGCATAATCGGGCGCCAGGGCACCAAAATCAACGAGATCCGTCAGATGTCTGGGGCGCAGATCAAAATTGCTAACGCCATGGAAGGGTCATCGGAGCGCCAGATCACCATCACAGGAACCCCCGCCAACATCAGCCTGGCCCAGTACCTCATCAACGCAAG GTTCAGAGATGTGGCGGCCATGTGGAATGACCCATCCTCCATGACCACATCCTGA
- the LOC105019790 gene encoding poly(rC)-binding protein 3 isoform X1, producing MEPPKVQQSGEGGLNVTLTIRLLMHGKEVGSIIGKKGETVKKMREEVSASGARINISEGNCPERIVTITGPTDAIFKAFAMIAYKFEEDIINSMSNSPATSKPPVTLRLVVPASQCGSLIGKGGSKIKEMRESTGAQVQVAGDMLPNSTERAVTISGAPEAIIQCVKQICVVMLESPPKGATIPYRPKPASTPVIFSGGQVRADPLGASTANLSLLLQHQPLPAYTIQGQYAIPHPDQLTKLHQLAMQQTPFTPLGQTTPAFPAGLDASNQASTHELTIPNDLIGCIIGRQGTKINEIRQMSGAQIKIANAMEGSSERQITITGTPANISLAQYLINARFRDVAAMWNDPSSMTTS from the exons ATGGAACCACCCAAGGTGCAACAGTCAGGCGAAGGAGGCCTCAACGTAACCCTAACCATCAGACTCCTGATGCATGGCAAG GAGGTTGGAAGCATCATTGGAAAG AAAGGAGAGACGGTGAAGAAGATGCGTGAAGAGGTAAGTGCA AGTGGAGCCCGCATAAACATCTCAGAAGGAAACTGTCCAGAACGGATAGTCACAATCACCGGACCCACAGATGCCATCTTCAAGGCCTTCGCCATGATCGCATACAAGTTTGAAGAA GATATAATTAACTCCATGAGCAACAGTCCAGCCACCAGCAAGCCTCCTGTCACTCTCCGCCTGGTCGTCCCAGCCAGTCAATGTGGCTCCCTCATCGGGAAAGGAGGCTCTAAAATCAAAGAAATGCGAGAG TCCACAGGTGCTCAGGTTCAGGTGGCGGGGGACATGCTCCCCAACTCCACGGAACGAGCAGTGACAATCTCGGGAGCGCCTGAAGCCATCATCCAGTGTGTCAAGCAGATCTGTGTGGTCATGCTGGAG TCCCCACCGAAAGGTGCCACTATCCCCTACCGCCCCAAGCCTGCCTCCACCCCCGTCATTTTTTCAGGTGGCCAGGTAAGAGCCGACCCGCTGGGGGCCTCCACCGCCAACCTCAGCCTCTTACTGCAGCACCAGCCACTGCCT GCTTACACCATTCAGGGACAATACGCCATCCCACACCCAGAT CAGTTGACCAAGCTCCACCAGTTGGCTATGCAGCAAACCCCCTTTACCCCCCTTGGACAGACCACCCCTGCCTTCCCCG CAGGTCTGGATGCCAGTAACCAGGCCAGTACTCATGAACTCACCATTCCCAATGAT CTAATAGGCTGCATAATCGGGCGCCAGGGCACCAAAATCAACGAGATCCGTCAGATGTCTGGGGCGCAGATCAAAATTGCTAACGCCATGGAAGGGTCATCGGAGCGCCAGATCACCATCACAGGAACCCCCGCCAACATCAGCCTGGCCCAGTACCTCATCAACGCAAG GTTCAGAGATGTGGCGGCCATGTGGAATGACCCATCCTCCATGACCACATCCTGA
- the LOC105019790 gene encoding poly(rC)-binding protein 3 isoform X5: MEPPKVQQSGEGGLNVTLTIRLLMHGKEVGSIIGKKGETVKKMREESGARINISEGNCPERIVTITGPTDAIFKAFAMIAYKFEEDIINSMSNSPATSKPPVTLRLVVPASQCGSLIGKGGSKIKEMRESTGAQVQVAGDMLPNSTERAVTISGAPEAIIQCVKQICVVMLESPPKGATIPYRPKPASTPVIFSGGQVRADPLGASTANLSLLLQHQPLPAYTIQGQYAIPHPDQLTKLHQLAMQQTPFTPLGQTTPAFPAGLDASNQASTHELTIPNDLIGCIIGRQGTKINEIRQMSGAQIKIANAMEGSSERQITITGTPANISLAQYLINARFRDVAAMWNDPSSMTTS; encoded by the exons ATGGAACCACCCAAGGTGCAACAGTCAGGCGAAGGAGGCCTCAACGTAACCCTAACCATCAGACTCCTGATGCATGGCAAG GAGGTTGGAAGCATCATTGGAAAG AAAGGAGAGACGGTGAAGAAGATGCGTGAAGAG AGTGGAGCCCGCATAAACATCTCAGAAGGAAACTGTCCAGAACGGATAGTCACAATCACCGGACCCACAGATGCCATCTTCAAGGCCTTCGCCATGATCGCATACAAGTTTGAAGAA GATATAATTAACTCCATGAGCAACAGTCCAGCCACCAGCAAGCCTCCTGTCACTCTCCGCCTGGTCGTCCCAGCCAGTCAATGTGGCTCCCTCATCGGGAAAGGAGGCTCTAAAATCAAAGAAATGCGAGAG TCCACAGGTGCTCAGGTTCAGGTGGCGGGGGACATGCTCCCCAACTCCACGGAACGAGCAGTGACAATCTCGGGAGCGCCTGAAGCCATCATCCAGTGTGTCAAGCAGATCTGTGTGGTCATGCTGGAG TCCCCACCGAAAGGTGCCACTATCCCCTACCGCCCCAAGCCTGCCTCCACCCCCGTCATTTTTTCAGGTGGCCAGGTAAGAGCCGACCCGCTGGGGGCCTCCACCGCCAACCTCAGCCTCTTACTGCAGCACCAGCCACTGCCT GCTTACACCATTCAGGGACAATACGCCATCCCACACCCAGAT CAGTTGACCAAGCTCCACCAGTTGGCTATGCAGCAAACCCCCTTTACCCCCCTTGGACAGACCACCCCTGCCTTCCCCG CAGGTCTGGATGCCAGTAACCAGGCCAGTACTCATGAACTCACCATTCCCAATGAT CTAATAGGCTGCATAATCGGGCGCCAGGGCACCAAAATCAACGAGATCCGTCAGATGTCTGGGGCGCAGATCAAAATTGCTAACGCCATGGAAGGGTCATCGGAGCGCCAGATCACCATCACAGGAACCCCCGCCAACATCAGCCTGGCCCAGTACCTCATCAACGCAAG GTTCAGAGATGTGGCGGCCATGTGGAATGACCCATCCTCCATGACCACATCCTGA
- the LOC105019790 gene encoding poly(rC)-binding protein 3 isoform X9, whose amino-acid sequence MEPPKVQQSGEGGLNVTLTIRLLMHGKEVGSIIGKKGETVKKMREEVSASGARINISEGNCPERIVTITGPTDAIFKAFAMIAYKFEEDIINSMSNSPATSKPPVTLRLVVPASQCGSLIGKGGSKIKEMRESTGAQVQVAGDMLPNSTERAVTISGAPEAIIQCVKQICVVMLESPPKGATIPYRPKPASTPVIFSGGQAYTIQGQYAIPHPDQLTKLHQLAMQQTPFTPLGQTTPAFPAGLDASNQASTHELTIPNDLIGCIIGRQGTKINEIRQMSGAQIKIANAMEGSSERQITITGTPANISLAQYLINARFRDVAAMWNDPSSMTTS is encoded by the exons ATGGAACCACCCAAGGTGCAACAGTCAGGCGAAGGAGGCCTCAACGTAACCCTAACCATCAGACTCCTGATGCATGGCAAG GAGGTTGGAAGCATCATTGGAAAG AAAGGAGAGACGGTGAAGAAGATGCGTGAAGAGGTAAGTGCA AGTGGAGCCCGCATAAACATCTCAGAAGGAAACTGTCCAGAACGGATAGTCACAATCACCGGACCCACAGATGCCATCTTCAAGGCCTTCGCCATGATCGCATACAAGTTTGAAGAA GATATAATTAACTCCATGAGCAACAGTCCAGCCACCAGCAAGCCTCCTGTCACTCTCCGCCTGGTCGTCCCAGCCAGTCAATGTGGCTCCCTCATCGGGAAAGGAGGCTCTAAAATCAAAGAAATGCGAGAG TCCACAGGTGCTCAGGTTCAGGTGGCGGGGGACATGCTCCCCAACTCCACGGAACGAGCAGTGACAATCTCGGGAGCGCCTGAAGCCATCATCCAGTGTGTCAAGCAGATCTGTGTGGTCATGCTGGAG TCCCCACCGAAAGGTGCCACTATCCCCTACCGCCCCAAGCCTGCCTCCACCCCCGTCATTTTTTCAGGTGGCCAG GCTTACACCATTCAGGGACAATACGCCATCCCACACCCAGAT CAGTTGACCAAGCTCCACCAGTTGGCTATGCAGCAAACCCCCTTTACCCCCCTTGGACAGACCACCCCTGCCTTCCCCG CAGGTCTGGATGCCAGTAACCAGGCCAGTACTCATGAACTCACCATTCCCAATGAT CTAATAGGCTGCATAATCGGGCGCCAGGGCACCAAAATCAACGAGATCCGTCAGATGTCTGGGGCGCAGATCAAAATTGCTAACGCCATGGAAGGGTCATCGGAGCGCCAGATCACCATCACAGGAACCCCCGCCAACATCAGCCTGGCCCAGTACCTCATCAACGCAAG GTTCAGAGATGTGGCGGCCATGTGGAATGACCCATCCTCCATGACCACATCCTGA